In Allomuricauda ruestringensis DSM 13258, the following proteins share a genomic window:
- a CDS encoding tryptophan 2,3-dioxygenase family protein, which translates to MTDTIDQIINKYQEMGENPETYLQGLLHAAPITYWDYIGVDTLLSLQRPRTPFKDETIFILYHQVTELLLKMMRHELEQLVYREGVDWEQMATKVKRCIRYTKMLIDSFAIMKDGMDYGEYQEFRKTLTPASGFQSAQFRYIELLCTPLENLINAEGRKRLPKEPSIQDYFDHIYWRDAGYDRKTGKRTLTLARFEERYLEDFMILAKKVRGQTLQDKLKGIQDPSTLLLGILKEFDHLYNVEWPLVHLKTAAHYLESKDEKKTATGGSQWKKYLHPSHQQRKFFPALWTESEKEQWGETKSS; encoded by the coding sequence ATGACCGATACGATTGATCAAATCATTAACAAATACCAAGAAATGGGTGAGAACCCGGAAACCTATCTACAAGGGCTCCTACATGCAGCACCCATTACCTATTGGGATTATATAGGGGTCGATACCTTGCTGAGCCTGCAAAGGCCCCGAACCCCGTTCAAGGATGAAACCATCTTCATCCTGTACCACCAAGTTACCGAACTCCTATTGAAAATGATGCGGCATGAACTGGAGCAGCTCGTATACAGGGAGGGAGTTGATTGGGAGCAGATGGCCACAAAGGTCAAACGTTGCATACGCTACACCAAAATGCTGATCGATTCCTTTGCTATCATGAAAGATGGGATGGATTATGGGGAATACCAGGAATTTCGTAAGACCTTGACCCCTGCCAGTGGTTTTCAGAGTGCCCAGTTCCGATACATCGAACTCCTTTGTACCCCTTTGGAAAACCTCATAAACGCGGAAGGCAGGAAAAGACTCCCCAAAGAACCATCCATTCAGGATTACTTTGACCATATCTATTGGAGGGATGCCGGGTATGATCGTAAAACGGGCAAAAGGACCTTGACCTTGGCGCGATTTGAGGAAAGGTATCTTGAGGATTTCATGATTTTGGCCAAAAAGGTACGGGGGCAGACCTTACAGGATAAACTAAAGGGCATACAGGACCCATCAACCCTACTTTTGGGTATCCTCAAGGAATTCGACCATCTCTATAATGTGGAGTGGCCCTTGGTACACCTAAAGACGGCCGCCCATTATTTGGAAAGTAAAGACGAAAAGAAAACTGCTACTGGGGGTTCCCAATGGAAAAAGTATCTACATCCGAGCCACCAACAGCGCAAATTCTTCCCAGCGCTATGGACTGAAAGTGAAAAGGAACAGTGGGGAGAAACAAAAAGTAGTTGA
- the folE gene encoding GTP cyclohydrolase I FolE: MKKDMKPADQSRTSTVTQVNGTLCNGENGQRLKKNDKIAEIAHHFGRIMEVLGLDLDDPSLKDTPARVAKMFVNEAFVGLDETQFPEVSFFDNTYNFDEMVVVNDISLYSYCEHHFVPFFGKVNVAYFPNKKVIGLSKINRIVDFIGRKPQVQEKLTREIAETLSVLLDTEHVAVYVEANHLCVASRGIKDHNSHTKTGSYLGKFKNEWTKKEFVSTFQ; encoded by the coding sequence ATGAAGAAGGATATGAAACCTGCTGACCAAAGCAGGACAAGCACTGTGACCCAGGTCAATGGAACGTTGTGCAATGGAGAGAACGGTCAACGTCTAAAGAAGAATGATAAAATTGCCGAAATCGCCCATCATTTTGGAAGGATAATGGAAGTGCTCGGGCTGGACCTGGATGACCCTAGCTTAAAGGATACTCCGGCACGGGTCGCAAAAATGTTTGTAAATGAAGCTTTTGTCGGTTTGGATGAGACCCAATTTCCCGAAGTGTCCTTTTTTGACAATACCTACAACTTTGACGAAATGGTGGTTGTCAACGACATTAGTCTGTATTCCTATTGCGAGCACCACTTTGTGCCCTTTTTCGGAAAGGTGAATGTTGCATATTTTCCGAATAAAAAGGTCATTGGGCTTTCCAAGATTAATAGGATCGTGGACTTTATCGGTAGAAAGCCACAGGTCCAGGAAAAATTGACCAGGGAAATCGCAGAGACCTTATCCGTGCTTTTGGACACGGAACATGTGGCCGTATATGTGGAGGCCAACCATCTTTGCGTGGCCTCGAGGGGCATCAAGGACCATAACAGCCATACAAAGACGGGGAGTTATCTGGGGAAGTTCAAAAATGAATGGACCAAAAAAGAGTTCGTGTCGACTTTCCAATAA
- a CDS encoding cupin domain-containing protein — translation METMKRPELQVMVKGKTYKVLEVVGLPGMVMPHHHSTGEAVVMVKKGEALLKMCDGEHKLGKDSVFIIPAKKEHTLTVLKEFKAVVTMAVNAEIQFI, via the coding sequence ATGGAAACAATGAAGAGGCCCGAATTACAGGTTATGGTCAAAGGTAAAACCTACAAGGTTTTGGAAGTCGTAGGGTTACCGGGCATGGTAATGCCCCACCATCATAGTACCGGGGAAGCAGTGGTAATGGTCAAAAAGGGAGAGGCCCTTTTAAAAATGTGTGATGGCGAACATAAACTGGGAAAGGACAGTGTGTTCATCATCCCTGCAAAAAAGGAACATACCCTCACCGTATTGAAAGAATTCAAGGCTGTTGTCACCATGGCCGTGAATGCTGAAATCCAATTTATCTGA
- a CDS encoding CPBP family intramembrane glutamic endopeptidase, with the protein MIVTFGAFLLYWVLDDLYFNRLRSYLDLFIGQRGISHILAYTLSALPLLFGVWLVHKKWNFARYLGLNGNIGKALLLSGVFTAPMFIGYYLAFDVNTEITVNQLLVSVIAAGFFEEVFFRGFLFGQLYRFTRMGFVPAIFIGALWFGAIHLYQSHDLNSALGIFGITFLGAVLFGWLYTEWENNLWMAIFSHSLMNLSWLLFSVDENAMGGWYANLFRLISIVLMILLTIYSKSHKNRSMAINRRTIWMKK; encoded by the coding sequence ATGATCGTCACATTTGGGGCGTTCTTACTCTATTGGGTGCTGGATGATTTGTACTTCAATAGGCTCCGATCCTATTTGGACTTGTTCATTGGGCAGCGGGGGATAAGCCACATACTAGCATATACACTTTCTGCCTTGCCACTTCTTTTTGGTGTATGGCTCGTTCACAAGAAATGGAACTTTGCACGATACTTGGGATTGAACGGAAACATAGGTAAAGCCCTGTTGCTTTCGGGTGTGTTTACAGCCCCAATGTTCATTGGCTATTATTTGGCATTTGATGTAAATACGGAAATCACTGTGAACCAACTATTGGTTTCAGTGATTGCGGCAGGATTTTTTGAAGAGGTTTTTTTTAGGGGATTTTTATTTGGTCAATTGTACAGGTTCACCAGAATGGGTTTTGTTCCTGCAATTTTTATTGGAGCCCTATGGTTTGGTGCCATACACCTGTACCAAAGCCATGATTTGAATTCGGCACTAGGGATTTTTGGGATTACTTTTTTAGGTGCCGTCTTGTTTGGATGGTTGTATACCGAGTGGGAGAATAACTTATGGATGGCCATATTTTCCCACTCCCTTATGAACTTGAGCTGGTTGCTTTTTTCGGTGGATGAAAATGCCATGGGAGGTTGGTATGCCAACCTCTTTCGATTGATTTCCATTGTTTTGATGATTCTACTGACCATTTATTCCAAAAGTCATAAGAATAGATCGATGGCCATTAACCGCCGGACAATTTGGATGAAAAAATAA
- a CDS encoding cbb3-type cytochrome c oxidase subunit I, translating into MDYSRQIFILSLFFLPLTAVAQTTTVNSEDWITSPGIIGTLVLVFIVVFIAVLIFMARLNSYVKLLKHRQLEKKNLAFNEELLALQEEEIDTILQQRKSGLKYRLKGTELGSDHGAVDEKGLVSRVTNEPENPLFDEKKKTPLGIETPYALKKIVTYYLGASVFWLVFGTLVGQYVGMKFLWPEMDHFSWLSFGRLRPVHTNAVFWGWASLAMIGLGYFVIARTSNAKIHSYGSAWWTWRLINLAVLLGTLSLMSGINNGGGEYREYTWPVMLLFAIGLVITFRNFYKTIASRKITDIYVSNWYMLAALIWTTVLAIIGYMPFFSNGLGETVIQGYYMHQGVGMWFMTFTLGLIYYYLPSSLNKPIYSYSLGVLAFWTQMLFYTMIGTHHFVFSPLPWWLQTTAIVFSAGMFIPVVAGTTNFLMTMRGSWRHISKSYVLPFFLVGVIFYFVGSTQGSVQAFRFTNYVWHFTDFNVAHSHMTMYGIITFILWACIYTILPKLTGKEPPQVLVGAHFWMAFVGLFAYMISLMVGGTYKGLSWIEGNAFLNSVILMKPYWLWRAIGGSLMFTSHLVFAYNFYIMVNKRKSVESLSVPGVEHGNN; encoded by the coding sequence ATGGATTATAGTAGGCAGATCTTTATTTTATCACTCTTTTTCCTACCCCTTACGGCGGTAGCACAAACTACAACGGTGAATTCGGAAGATTGGATAACGAGTCCCGGGATAATTGGCACTTTGGTCCTGGTCTTCATTGTTGTTTTTATTGCGGTCCTCATCTTCATGGCGAGGCTCAACTCCTATGTAAAGCTGTTGAAACATCGACAGCTCGAAAAGAAGAACCTTGCTTTCAACGAAGAGCTATTGGCACTCCAAGAGGAAGAGATCGATACCATTCTCCAGCAACGTAAAAGTGGATTGAAGTACCGATTGAAAGGCACAGAACTTGGTAGTGACCACGGAGCTGTGGATGAAAAGGGCCTGGTAAGTCGGGTAACCAATGAACCTGAAAATCCTCTGTTCGATGAAAAGAAAAAAACACCACTGGGCATCGAGACACCCTATGCACTCAAAAAGATCGTTACCTATTATTTGGGGGCATCAGTGTTCTGGTTGGTATTTGGGACTTTGGTGGGCCAATATGTGGGTATGAAATTTCTGTGGCCGGAAATGGACCATTTTTCCTGGTTATCCTTTGGAAGGTTGCGCCCTGTCCACACGAACGCGGTATTTTGGGGGTGGGCCTCCCTGGCCATGATCGGTCTTGGCTATTTTGTGATCGCCCGAACCTCAAATGCCAAGATCCATAGTTATGGGAGTGCATGGTGGACCTGGCGCTTGATCAATCTTGCTGTACTTCTGGGCACTCTTTCCCTTATGTCAGGAATCAACAATGGGGGTGGCGAGTACCGGGAATACACTTGGCCTGTGATGCTGCTCTTTGCCATTGGCCTGGTCATTACATTTCGGAATTTCTATAAAACCATCGCCTCTAGGAAGATTACGGATATCTATGTATCCAATTGGTACATGCTGGCCGCATTGATTTGGACCACGGTATTGGCCATTATCGGATACATGCCCTTTTTCTCCAATGGCCTGGGCGAGACCGTTATACAGGGATATTACATGCACCAAGGCGTAGGCATGTGGTTCATGACCTTCACCTTGGGACTGATCTATTATTACCTGCCCTCTTCGTTGAACAAACCCATTTATTCCTATTCTCTGGGGGTATTGGCGTTTTGGACCCAGATGCTGTTCTACACCATGATCGGTACGCACCACTTTGTATTCAGCCCCCTCCCCTGGTGGTTGCAGACAACGGCCATCGTCTTCAGTGCGGGCATGTTCATCCCTGTAGTGGCCGGCACGACCAATTTCTTGATGACCATGAGGGGAAGTTGGAGACACATATCGAAGAGTTATGTCCTGCCCTTCTTCTTGGTCGGGGTCATCTTTTATTTTGTCGGTTCCACCCAGGGCAGTGTACAAGCATTCAGGTTTACCAATTACGTGTGGCACTTTACCGATTTCAATGTGGCCCATTCGCATATGACCATGTATGGTATCATTACCTTCATACTCTGGGCCTGTATCTATACCATTTTGCCCAAACTTACCGGCAAGGAACCACCACAGGTCCTTGTAGGGGCGCATTTCTGGATGGCCTTTGTTGGACTCTTTGCCTATATGATATCATTAATGGTGGGCGGTACCTATAAAGGGCTGAGCTGGATTGAGGGCAATGCATTTCTGAATTCCGTCATATTGATGAAACCGTATTGGTTATGGCGTGCCATTGGAGGGTCGTTGATGTTCACTTCGCATCTGGTCTTCGCCTATAACTTTTATATTATGGTCAACAAAAGGAAGTCTGTAGAATCTTTAAGTGTTCCTGGAGTGGAACATGGGAACAATTAA
- a CDS encoding DUF4142 domain-containing protein encodes MRKAFSLVVIAMMGVLTFGQETPLMDTEVASVAVVANQIDIDYAQIALEKSNNKEILDFANMMVKDHNAVIAQAVALVKKLGVDPKDNVVSQSLLKDAEKTKRKLKRTSKKKFDAVYIDNEVAYHKAVIGAVKNLLIPETENGELKELLSAVVPALEAHLGHAEMVQKNIKG; translated from the coding sequence ATGAGAAAAGCTTTTAGCCTAGTGGTCATTGCGATGATGGGTGTTCTTACGTTTGGGCAGGAAACCCCGTTGATGGACACAGAGGTGGCGTCAGTGGCCGTTGTGGCGAACCAAATTGATATCGATTATGCACAGATAGCATTGGAAAAGTCCAATAACAAGGAAATATTGGATTTTGCCAACATGATGGTAAAAGATCACAATGCAGTCATTGCACAAGCTGTGGCCTTGGTCAAAAAACTGGGTGTGGACCCAAAAGATAATGTTGTTAGCCAATCCTTGTTGAAGGATGCCGAGAAAACCAAAAGAAAGCTCAAAAGAACCTCCAAGAAAAAATTTGACGCAGTTTATATCGACAATGAGGTGGCTTACCATAAAGCGGTCATAGGAGCGGTGAAAAACCTTTTGATCCCTGAGACCGAGAATGGTGAATTGAAAGAATTGCTAAGTGCGGTCGTTCCAGCTTTGGAGGCACATCTGGGACATGCTGAGATGGTCCAAAAGAACATTAAAGGGTAG
- a CDS encoding RNA polymerase sigma factor produces MVSNKNNPIQTQKVLPDHLVVEKVLNGETELFEILMRRYNELLYRTVRSYINQDSDVEDIMQDAYVKAYQKLYQFKNESTFSTWLVRIGINEALQRKRKFKNYRTTALEHESGILQIADTSVMNPENSTIYKESVAFIEKAVDTLPQKYKIIYMLREVEGMEISEISKTLDLTVSNVKVRLFRARNMIKDYIFTTTNTKNIFEFGNHKCDCLVELVLKRIQGMEFS; encoded by the coding sequence GTGGTATCAAATAAAAACAATCCCATTCAGACCCAAAAAGTACTACCGGACCATTTGGTCGTTGAAAAAGTATTGAATGGGGAGACCGAATTATTTGAAATATTGATGAGGCGTTATAATGAACTGTTATACCGAACTGTCCGAAGTTACATCAATCAGGATTCTGATGTTGAGGACATCATGCAGGACGCCTATGTCAAGGCCTACCAAAAATTGTATCAATTTAAAAATGAATCCACATTTTCAACTTGGTTGGTACGAATAGGGATCAATGAAGCACTACAACGCAAACGAAAGTTCAAAAATTATAGAACAACAGCCCTAGAACACGAGTCGGGCATTCTTCAAATAGCAGATACGTCAGTCATGAACCCAGAAAACAGCACCATTTACAAAGAGTCGGTTGCCTTTATAGAAAAGGCGGTAGATACCCTTCCCCAAAAGTACAAGATTATCTATATGTTGAGGGAAGTTGAGGGAATGGAAATTTCTGAAATTTCAAAAACGCTTGATTTGACCGTCAGCAATGTAAAAGTGCGACTGTTCAGAGCAAGGAACATGATCAAAGACTATATTTTCACAACCACAAACACCAAGAACATTTTTGAGTTCGGCAACCATAAATGTGATTGCCTTGTGGAACTGGTCCTTAAGAGGATACAGGGCATGGAATTTAGTTAG
- a CDS encoding plastocyanin/azurin family copper-binding protein translates to MRSLIPKITVSSIILLTFFMEVWAYNKLKVMEEPPKKHTVKIFRMKFIPDHLTVKEGDTVEWVNKDFYLHDVTDEKDQKWTSKPFGQNEVWSKVVTDDEQYFCNLHKVMKGTITVE, encoded by the coding sequence ATGAGATCCTTGATTCCAAAAATAACGGTGTCCTCGATAATCCTGTTGACATTTTTTATGGAGGTATGGGCCTATAACAAGCTCAAAGTCATGGAGGAACCCCCAAAGAAGCATACAGTAAAAATATTCCGGATGAAGTTTATTCCCGATCATTTGACCGTGAAGGAAGGAGATACCGTGGAATGGGTGAACAAAGATTTTTACCTCCATGATGTGACCGATGAAAAGGACCAGAAATGGACTTCAAAACCTTTTGGCCAAAATGAGGTCTGGAGTAAAGTGGTGACAGATGATGAACAATATTTCTGTAACCTTCACAAGGTTATGAAGGGAACCATTACGGTTGAATAA
- a CDS encoding cbb3-type cytochrome c oxidase subunit II, producing the protein MFDFHKNHKVLVIAALVGFVTLSFIVAVFPAYQMQDVQPLPQQPVMTQSERNGLEVYIREGCVACHTQQVRNIEMDNMWGDRPSIPSDYYYGKERMGVWRQSPSLLGSERTGPDLTNIGKRQPSIDWHLLHLYNPRSVVGQSIMPSYPWLFEIIDTNSIDGDDKVVNLPESFAPPGGTTVIAKKEALQLVAYLQSLQQTDLPDGREEKFIPALERKQTGDTKDINNTSSLNGETLYLQTCAVCHQDNGKGVAGAFPPLVGSEIVNDEDPELMIKIILQGYDARSEFATMQAFADQLSDAEIAAIATHERTSWGNTGSKVTEEEVRKIREYINKDLNP; encoded by the coding sequence ATGTTCGATTTTCATAAAAATCACAAAGTATTGGTCATAGCCGCCCTGGTCGGGTTTGTAACACTTAGTTTTATCGTTGCGGTGTTTCCAGCCTATCAGATGCAGGATGTCCAACCCCTGCCCCAACAACCCGTGATGACACAGAGCGAAAGGAATGGCCTGGAAGTTTATATCCGGGAGGGTTGTGTCGCCTGTCATACCCAACAGGTACGCAATATAGAAATGGACAACATGTGGGGGGACCGTCCCTCCATTCCATCTGATTATTATTACGGCAAGGAACGTATGGGGGTTTGGAGGCAATCCCCTTCCCTTTTGGGAAGTGAACGTACAGGTCCCGACCTGACCAATATCGGAAAACGCCAGCCCAGTATTGATTGGCACTTGCTTCATTTGTACAATCCACGGTCGGTTGTTGGACAATCGATCATGCCCTCTTATCCGTGGTTGTTTGAAATAATTGATACAAATTCCATTGACGGGGACGACAAGGTCGTCAATCTTCCCGAGTCCTTTGCGCCACCCGGGGGCACGACCGTAATAGCCAAAAAGGAAGCATTGCAACTGGTGGCCTATCTACAGTCGTTGCAACAGACCGATCTGCCCGATGGTCGGGAAGAAAAGTTCATTCCCGCCTTGGAGCGAAAACAAACTGGCGATACAAAGGACATCAATAATACCAGTTCCCTTAATGGGGAAACCCTATACCTGCAGACCTGTGCCGTTTGCCACCAGGACAACGGTAAGGGAGTGGCCGGTGCATTTCCACCTTTGGTAGGAAGCGAGATTGTCAATGACGAGGATCCGGAGCTGATGATCAAGATCATCTTACAGGGCTATGATGCACGTTCTGAATTTGCGACCATGCAGGCCTTCGCCGATCAGCTTTCTGATGCCGAGATTGCTGCCATTGCCACCCATGAGCGGACCAGTTGGGGCAATACAGGTTCAAAGGTGACCGAAGAAGAGGTCCGTAAGATACGTGAATACATAAACAAAGATCTAAACCCTTAG
- a CDS encoding group III truncated hemoglobin yields the protein MKRDIRPADDIELFVDTFYDGVRNDDLLGPVFKEALQGNWPEHRNKMYRFWHSVLLDDPLYFGNPFLPHVDLPHEKDYFDHWVTLFHETLDQLFEGKKTEEFKKQITKMAEMFHQNIATGSNHNKNVWR from the coding sequence ATGAAACGCGATATACGGCCAGCAGATGATATTGAACTATTTGTCGACACCTTTTATGATGGGGTACGGAACGATGACCTTTTGGGTCCTGTATTCAAAGAGGCTTTGCAGGGGAATTGGCCCGAGCATAGGAACAAAATGTACCGATTCTGGCACTCCGTGCTGCTCGATGATCCTTTATATTTCGGAAATCCTTTTTTGCCCCATGTGGACCTTCCCCATGAAAAGGATTATTTTGATCACTGGGTTACATTGTTCCATGAAACCTTGGATCAATTATTTGAAGGCAAAAAAACCGAGGAATTCAAAAAACAGATCACTAAAATGGCAGAAATGTTCCATCAGAACATTGCAACCGGTTCCAATCATAATAAAAATGTATGGAGATGA
- a CDS encoding FAD-binding oxidoreductase, with protein MNYSVKILKKVWLTHNVVQFVLERPKEFQCAPGDAVDVILDTGGTNQRSAPFTLTNMPDSTVLELIIKVYPNLKGFTHTISQRKVGDTLSITSAWKSFEYLGKGTFIAAGSGITPFIPMIKISEEQGTLLGHKLIYANRKLKDVILKKELEEKLGSHFYNILSEEQVEGYGYGRIDRKYLDSRIVEPDQYFYVCGPDDFSTSIKGILMNLGVKAHNIQIGY; from the coding sequence ATGAATTATTCTGTAAAAATTCTTAAAAAGGTGTGGTTGACCCATAATGTGGTCCAATTTGTTTTGGAGAGACCAAAAGAATTTCAATGTGCCCCTGGAGATGCTGTGGATGTCATCTTGGATACCGGAGGGACAAACCAACGGTCGGCACCCTTTACCTTGACCAACATGCCTGATTCGACTGTTCTGGAATTGATCATTAAGGTCTATCCGAACCTAAAGGGGTTTACCCACACCATTTCCCAAAGGAAAGTAGGAGATACACTGAGCATAACCAGTGCCTGGAAATCATTTGAGTATCTAGGCAAAGGGACATTCATTGCGGCAGGATCAGGCATTACTCCCTTTATTCCCATGATCAAGATATCCGAAGAACAAGGTACCCTATTGGGCCATAAATTGATATATGCCAATAGAAAATTGAAGGATGTTATTCTTAAAAAGGAACTCGAAGAAAAACTAGGATCTCATTTTTACAATATCCTGAGCGAAGAACAAGTCGAGGGATATGGCTATGGAAGGATTGATCGAAAATATTTGGATTCCAGAATTGTTGAACCCGATCAGTATTTCTATGTGTGTGGACCGGATGACTTCTCCACCAGCATAAAGGGCATTTTAATGAATCTTGGGGTCAAGGCGCATAATATACAAATAGGATATTAA